The sequence GACGACGACACCGAGGCGGCTGCCGACGGCGACGACACCGCGGCGACCGCGCCCGCCGACTCGGCCGACGAGGGCGAGGAAGGCGACGACGACGAGATCACCGAGCCCAGCGAGAAGGACAAGGCCTCAGGCGACTTCGTCTGGGACGAAGAGGAGTCCGAAGCGCTGCGGCAGGCCCGCAAGGACGCCGAGCTCACCGCGTCGGCCGACTCGGTCCGCGCCTACCTCAAGCAGATCGGCAAGGTGGCGCTGCTCAACGCCGAAGAGGAAGTCGAGCTGGCCAAGCGGATCGAAGCCGGCCTGTTCGCCACGCAGAAGATGGCCGAGCACGCCGAAAAGGGCGACAAGCTGGCGGTCGCCTACCGGCGTGACATGGCATGGATCTGTCGGGACGGCGATCGCGCCAAGAATCACCTGCTCGAAGCCAACCTGCGCTTGGTGGTGTCGCTGGCCAAGCGCTATACCGGCCGCGGAATGGCTTTCCTGGACCTGATCCAGGAGGGCAACCTCGGTCTGATCCGCGCGGTGGAGAAGTTCGACTACACCAAGGGCTACAAGTTCTCCACCTACGCCACCTGGTGGATCCGCCAGGCGATCACCCGGGCCATGGCCGACCAGGCACGCACCATCCGCATCCCGGTCCACATGGTCGAGGTGATCAACAAGCTCGGCCGCATCCAACGCGAGCTGCTGCAGGACCTGGGCCGCGAGCCCACCCCCGAGGAATTGGCCCGGGAGATGGACATCACCCCGGAGAAGGTGCTGGAGATCCAGCAGTATGCCCGCGAGCCCATCTCGCTGGACCAGACCATCGGCGACGAGGGCGACTCGCAGCTGGGCGACTTCATCGAAGACAGTGAGGCCGTGGTCGCCGTCGACGCGGTCTCGTTCACCCTGCTCCAGGACCAACTGCAGTCGGTGCTCGAGACGCTCTCCGAGCGCGAGGCCGGTGTGGTGCGGCTGCGGTTCGGCCTCACCGACGGCCAGCCGCGCACCCTCGACGAGATCGGTCAGGTCTACGGCGTCACCCGGGAGCGCATCCGTCAGATCGAGTCGAAGACGATGTCGAAACTCCGGCACCCCAGCCGGTCTCAGGTCCTGCGCGACTACCTCGACTAGCCTGCAGCGACATGGCCAAGACACCCCCGGCGGCAGTACTCAGTGCCGTCAACGCGTTTCGTGGCGGTCTGCAGCGCCTGCGCCAGGCGACCGTCCCCGCCTCTGTCGCCGTCGTGGAGCTGGGGTTCGGCGGATGGCTGACCCAGGCGCTCAGTGCCGCGGTGCGACTCGGGATCGCCGATGCGCTCGCCGCCGGTCCGCTGACCGCCGACGAGGTCGCCCACCGAGTGGGCACCGACCCCCGCGCCACCTACCGGTTGATGCGCGCCTTGGCCAGCAACTCGGTGCTCAAGCTGCGCCGCGACGGCCGGTTCGCGCTGACCCGCACCGGGCGCGCCCTGGTCTCTGACAATCCGGCCAGTGTGGCCCCGATGATCGCGTTCGTCGGCCACCCGGCGCACCGGGAACATTGGTCGCACCTGGAACACTCCGTGCGCACCGGCGAGACCGCCGTCGGCAAGGTTCGCGGCATGCCCTTCTTCTCCTACCTGGACACCGATCCCGAACTGGCGCAGGTGTTCAACGACGCGATGACCGGGGCGTCGGCCGTGGCGATCGAAAGCGCTGTCCCCGCATATGATTTCAGCGCCAGCAAGCTGATCGTGGATGTGGGTGGCGGCCATGGCGCACTGCTTGCCGCGGTACTGCGTCAGGCGCCCGACGCTCGCGGTGTGCTGTTCGACCTGCCGCAGGTGGTGGCCGCCGCCGACGCGACGGTGGCGGACGTGGCGTCACGCTGCGACATCCAGGGCGGATCGTTCTTCTCCTCGGTCCCCGCCGGCGGCGACACCTATCTGCTCAAGACCGTCATCCACGACTGGGACGACGAACAGTCCCTGGCAATTCTGCGCAATGTCCGGGCCGCCATCGCGCCCGGCGGCAAGGTGCTGCTGTTCGAGATGGTGCTGCCCGAGGGAGCGCCCGCCCACTTGGGCCTGGTGCTCGACCTGGAGATGCTGGTTGCCGCCGGCGGACAGGAACGCACCCGGCGCGAGTACGCCGAGTTGCTGTCCCAGGCGGGATTCGAGCTGCAGCGCGTGGTGCCCACCACCAGCCCGCTGGCGATCGTCGAGGCCCGGGCTGTCTGAGACGCCGAGGCCGGCACCGCGGCGTAGGATCGCCCAGCATGCCGACCGATGACGCGTCGCCGGCGACTTTCGCCGCGTTGTTGAAGCGCGCGGCCACCCATGGCCACCGGGTGCCGCCCGAGGCCGATCTGAATCCCGCTGTGCTCGACGCGATCAACGCGGTCGCCGCCGCCTGGCCGCGCGTGCCCGCAGTTTTGATCAACAAGGCGCAAACGACGTTCGCCCGTAGCGAACTCACTCGGGCGTCCGCGGCCAAGCCGACCACCCCGATCAACCTCAACCAGCCGGGCCGAACACGCCGTCCGGACCGGGCCGATAATCACTGACACCGATCACGGCGTCAACCGGCAACGGCCCGTACAGATGCGGGAACAGCATCGCCTCCGGATCGCTTGGCACGCCCGGCTCCCAGCGCACCGGCGCACCGACTTTGGCCGGATCCACCTGCAGCAAAACCAGATCCGTGCAGCCTCGATACAGCCGGTTGGCGGGCAGGTGCACCTGCTGGGGCGTCGACATGTGCACGAATCCCACACTGTTCAACGACTCCGGACGCAGCGCCCCAGTCACCTGCGCCTGCGCCCAGTCGCCGGCACTGCACAGGTGGACCAAGACACCGTGCGGGTTCGCGGACTGCGTCATGTCACCCATCCTGCCGCACCCCGTCGCGAGGTGAGACACGACACAGCCGAACCGGGGAACAACGCCGAACGTGCAAGCGTCTGACACACTTGAGGACAACCGCGAGAAACGGAGGAGCCCATGAACGCGACTCTGACCAGTCCCGAACTCACTCGGGCTGATCGATGCGACCGGTGCGGCGCCGCCGCACGGGTACGAGCCACGCTGCCCTCCGGTGCCGAACTTCTCTTCTGCCAGCACCACGCCAACGAACACGAAGCCAAGCTGATCGAGCTGGC is a genomic window of Mycolicibacter heraklionensis containing:
- a CDS encoding RNA polymerase sigma factor translates to MAASKAQPATEEPKKGSATKAPAKAAVKSPAKAPAKSAAAAPAKRTAAKATKAAAPAKKATKSTARGAGADGEAKPATRSTRGPAKKAAKATKAGAKNADADLAPEDLDTDVELDGEPGVDDIDEADLSLDELDDDTEAAADGDDTAATAPADSADEGEEGDDDEITEPSEKDKASGDFVWDEEESEALRQARKDAELTASADSVRAYLKQIGKVALLNAEEEVELAKRIEAGLFATQKMAEHAEKGDKLAVAYRRDMAWICRDGDRAKNHLLEANLRLVVSLAKRYTGRGMAFLDLIQEGNLGLIRAVEKFDYTKGYKFSTYATWWIRQAITRAMADQARTIRIPVHMVEVINKLGRIQRELLQDLGREPTPEELAREMDITPEKVLEIQQYAREPISLDQTIGDEGDSQLGDFIEDSEAVVAVDAVSFTLLQDQLQSVLETLSEREAGVVRLRFGLTDGQPRTLDEIGQVYGVTRERIRQIESKTMSKLRHPSRSQVLRDYLD
- a CDS encoding methyltransferase; protein product: MAKTPPAAVLSAVNAFRGGLQRLRQATVPASVAVVELGFGGWLTQALSAAVRLGIADALAAGPLTADEVAHRVGTDPRATYRLMRALASNSVLKLRRDGRFALTRTGRALVSDNPASVAPMIAFVGHPAHREHWSHLEHSVRTGETAVGKVRGMPFFSYLDTDPELAQVFNDAMTGASAVAIESAVPAYDFSASKLIVDVGGGHGALLAAVLRQAPDARGVLFDLPQVVAAADATVADVASRCDIQGGSFFSSVPAGGDTYLLKTVIHDWDDEQSLAILRNVRAAIAPGGKVLLFEMVLPEGAPAHLGLVLDLEMLVAAGGQERTRREYAELLSQAGFELQRVVPTTSPLAIVEARAV
- a CDS encoding DUF952 domain-containing protein, whose product is MTQSANPHGVLVHLCSAGDWAQAQVTGALRPESLNSVGFVHMSTPQQVHLPANRLYRGCTDLVLLQVDPAKVGAPVRWEPGVPSDPEAMLFPHLYGPLPVDAVIGVSDYRPGPDGVFGPAG
- a CDS encoding DUF7455 domain-containing protein produces the protein MNATLTSPELTRADRCDRCGAAARVRATLPSGAELLFCQHHANEHEAKLIELAAVIQVSAAAEA